The Chloroflexota bacterium genomic interval CCGGCGACTGTTGCAGCGCGGGTGGCAGCGGCGCCATCGGTGACATGTGCCGACATCTGGCAGATTCCCGCCGGCGAGTGTCAGGCGCTACAGTCTCTCTATTCCGCTACAAACGGCGGTGGTTGGAGTGAGAATGACGGCTGGTTTGAGAGCACGACACCCTGCACATGGTTCGGGGTAACCTGTCAAAGCGACAGGATCACCGCGATCGAACTTCCGGACAATCAACTTACGGGTTCTCTTCCCGGTGATCTGGATGACTTGTCCCAACTTGAGACTCTGTCACTCATACACAATGAGATAGGGGGCAACCTTCCTGTGTCTCTCGGTAATCTGAGTCAGCTCAAGTCTTTGGTTCTGACGGACAATCGCTTGACAGGGGAAATCCCGCCAGCTCTGGTTGGATTGATCAGGCTGCGTCGATTGGAGCTGGGTAGTAATCAACTTTCCGGTAGCATCCCGGTTCAACTGGCCAACCTTGCCCACCTCGAGGTATTGGCCCTCGGAGTGAACGAGCTGACCGGCTCGATCCCTCCGGTGCTGGGTAGCATGAACAATCTCGACCAGCTTTTGTTGAACACCAACCAGTTGACCGGCCAAATACCACCCGAACTGGGCGGCATGGTGGATCTGCAAACACTTGTACTGGCCCAAAACCAGCTGGAAGGTACGATACCGGACCAACTTGGCGCGCTCTCGAATCTTCGCAGTCTCGTGTTGTCGGGCAACCAGTTGGTTGGCACCATCCCGGCTATCTTGAGCAATCTTGGCGACCTGCAACGGTTGGACCTTTCCCGCAATCACCTTGATGGCCCTCTTCCCGCGTCCTTGGGCCAGCTCGATAATCTGTTGACCTTGTGGTTGATCAGCAACAAGTTCAGCGGATCCATTCCCACAAGTCTCTGTGATCTGCAGAATCTTGTCGAGGCAGATTTGGGCTTCAACGCCTTTTCCAGTGCCGATGCCTGCATCGAGATGGCCGTGGATCGGTGGTGGTTTGAGACCCAGACCATGCCGCCGGCCAACCTTCAGGCTCAAACGATGTCCGCAACACAGATCGACCTGAGTTGGACTCCGATTGTCTACACCTGGGATGGTGGCTTCTACGAGGTGAGCATCCGACCTCCGGGCGGTACTTACGTCGTTCATGGCACGACAGCCGACAAGACCGCATCGCAATACCAGGTGACTGGGTTGCAGCCGGGACAGGACTATGAGTTTAGTGTGCGGACTTTCACGCCTGCCCACGTCGCCCCACCGGCTTTTCAGGAAAACGATCTGTGGAGCGAAGC includes:
- a CDS encoding fibronectin type III domain-containing protein encodes the protein MVNRRRRNVSVLLILVAFLAFAGAPLPATVAARVAAAPSVTCADIWQIPAGECQALQSLYSATNGGGWSENDGWFESTTPCTWFGVTCQSDRITAIELPDNQLTGSLPGDLDDLSQLETLSLIHNEIGGNLPVSLGNLSQLKSLVLTDNRLTGEIPPALVGLIRLRRLELGSNQLSGSIPVQLANLAHLEVLALGVNELTGSIPPVLGSMNNLDQLLLNTNQLTGQIPPELGGMVDLQTLVLAQNQLEGTIPDQLGALSNLRSLVLSGNQLVGTIPAILSNLGDLQRLDLSRNHLDGPLPASLGQLDNLLTLWLISNKFSGSIPTSLCDLQNLVEADLGFNAFSSADACIEMAVDRWWFETQTMPPANLQAQTMSATQIDLSWTPIVYTWDGGFYEVSIRPPGGTYVVHGTTADKTASQYQVTGLQPGQDYEFSVRTFTPAHVAPPAFQENDLWSEAVQVMGQTPPDPGAAVLIHLPVIEVQ